GATCATACATACAAACACACTTGAGTTCCAACAAACAATAGATTTTAAAGATCAAAGGTAAAGAAGTGGTAAGAGAAGGAGATATACAGACAAGGGTAAGGGATGAAGTGAGTCTCAGGGAAGACATGGATGAGGAAAAGaagagtagaagaagaagaagggatgAGATTGTCAAGTGCCCAACGCAATGCTCCCATGCTTGAGTCTCCTTTACCAACTCCAACATATACGTTGTCCTCTCCGCTCAAAGATACTGTTCCACTGCTTCCTTCAAACGGGCTCTCTCGCACAGTCTCCAGGCTTGTCCTTCCATAtccttcttcatcctcttcttCTATCTCATTGATCCTCCGTTGCATCTTCTTCTCGTTGACTTTTTTTGGCTCTTTTTGTTTTGTCCCCTCTCTACCCCATTCAAACCTTCTcacttttctttaatttatagtATTGCATTCTAcatgtgtgttttgttttgtcgaATATATGACTTGATTTTTTGGTATCTTTTGCGTGTGAGTTTTGTAAAAGTCTGAATTTTCCAAGACATTTACATATCATGACCATATACAGGGTTTTATTCACACACGTTTGTGTCAGTTTTAGAATTCAATAATATCtgtaaagaaaacaaatcaCCAAAGAACAAAGGTTATTAGTACCATAATActacaagaacaaaaaaaaagtgttggaaattactttatttaattttccaacttaaagaaagaaaagtatTTTATTGGCCAAGCACAAGAATATGAAACTCTAAAATGGGTCAACGTGCTTTGCTCGTTGATTATTGGCAACTCTTGATCGAATATCCGAATCCCACAAGAATCTTTatgataatattaaataaatttcttaGCTGTTgtggaaaaaaagaagaagaagcaaacctTATGCATCAGCAGTAAACGTTTTGATGCTTTCTCTATCTGACATTTGAGGAATCATTTCGATGTTTAATGTTAGGCTTGGAAaattagtaacaaaaaaaaattgttaggcTTGGAAAGTTTCAGCCCTTAAACATCTTGACCCCAAGGATGAAAGAAAAGTCGATGAAGAAAAGCAATGCAAAAGAGCCAAAGACTTATAAAGTTGTTGTGTCTTTTTTTCGTTGCAAATAACAAGAAAGACTTTTCTGTGAGATGGGCATGTTCCATACAAGGAAATTGACCTTTGAGTAACACATAAAGCAAACGCATTCATGCTATATATGAGAGTATATCCCCGGCCCCTAAACCTTCTTTCTATAAAGGACATCTTCAGCAACTAACCTTATTTTAAGAATGGATGATTTTCTAAATAAAAGTTTAAGGTTGagttaaatttcaaatatatctttacatttttacattttatattttagttttcaacTTTTTTAAACTAACTAGAATCgctaaacttttataaataagtaatatatacataataagaatgtaaaacataatatttagtATAACTTATTTGTAGGTATTTTGGTTTCACCAAGTTACCAAAtccttaatttattttaaaaattccaacTAGAGTGAAAAGTTACGAAATAGGCCAATTGGAtgtatgtaatatttctattttacatcatattattttatattaataattctggttttaattttaacattcttatatcttatgtgtaaataataattatatacaaaatatttatcttaatatttaGGTGAATGTGATTATAAAGATTAAAGTgatacaaaattaatattagtaatattatatataagacttataattgtaagaagtaattttaaaagtaaatataggGGTTGATTGGTAAGTGCTGTGATTTCATTTTTTGACTGTAGAAATATTGATGTGGTTTTTATTGCTTTGACTttggatttttaatttttaaaagtctttaAATTTGGGCTGTAGATTTTTGTCTCTGCAGAGAAATTGTAAAGACATAAATTTAGAGAAGTGCTGTGGATTTTATAAAATGACTGtgagctttaaaaaaaatagaaatcaaaattGGTGTAGAATTAATGCTCTACAAAGAAATGAGGCTGTAGAGAGCACTCACAACCACTACCAATCACACCCATAGTGTTTTGAGTTTCTTAATAGTAAAACCTTATTTTAAAGGTTTGATGGTCGattagaaaatgaaaaaccTCAAAATTTATGGGTATGATTGTTGGAGATGTCAtaatattttgacatttttaatataaattgttttatctaaaaatgaatataattttttttttaaccaaatctTTAGGAAtattattaaacatataaaataaatataattcaaCGAATCACAAAAACTGCATAATGGatcattgaaataaaatatttaacaaatctaaaacttgcatatatatatttatattatgaaacataTGAAGTACTAATTAATTAACAGGAAAGTAATTTAAACGTTTCTCTAAAAAGACAACTTTGAATAGTTGACTTAAAAGAACTTTGAATACCATTAtcccattttttatatttcttttcctAAATCATCATAGTTTGAATCTTCCTCTCTTTTTCTTGTTACGTTTGTTCATTTTTcacagaaaaattcaaatactttAAACTTGTGCTTATTGACCCACAACCACAAGAGGTGTAAAATTACATGGGATTTGGGAACTGGATTGATTTGATTATTCAACATATCCCATAGAACTCACAAGAACTCTGAAgctgctttttttttctttttaatttttgttaaagaCTTAAAAAGAGGGTCTTTGTCAAAGTAGTTATCTTCTTAAAGAAGACGAgtttaatacaatatatttttgttggtGGGGTGTTTTCCGTCTCCTACCACCTCTTTTGACCTTTAATGATGGCCTCATAGTTTGGTAAAACAGAAAAAAGAGAGTCGatctttggagattttttaCTTCTCTCTGGGGAACTCTCTCTGTCTGGCTGCAGAGGAAGTGAGAGTGGAACCAATGGGGATCGTGTCGGAAGAAGAAGCCATTGATGAACTCCAGAAGCTCATAAATCAAGGTCTGACCCTCTTCTTCCCTACTTTGATTTTTCTCATGTCAGTAATATTACTAAATTGGGTAAAGTTTGTTGTGCACAGTTGAGGGGCCACTGAAGAAAACATTTGAGGTATGTTTTTGTTTGGCTTCTACTTGAGTTTGTCTTGTTTATTCTCTCTGTTCTTTGAAACGGGTCAACCCCCACCATTCGAATGATTAGATCATTATAGATGCTTAAGATTGTCCACACATGTCACGTTTTTAAGAATGTATACTTTGATATCTGTAAGCTTGAGCGAGAATCGTTTCTTTTATGCTCCACGCTTTGTGTTCGTGTTCGTGTTGTTTCTTGAACTGAAAAAAATCAAGTAAAAGGAAACGTGTTTGTGAATCTGCAGAGAGTCCATCAGGGATACCTGAGGGAGAACTTGAGTCGTTTCCTGAAAGCACGTGACTGGAACGTGAGCAAAGCTCATACAATGGTAATCTACTACATCTCCCAAACACTTCATTATCTGATTTTGAGTGATTGTTCCACAGAGTCTTGTCTGATTTGTGTAATTCACTTTCAGCTGCTTGACTGTTTGCGTTGGAGGGTGGATAGTGAAATCGACAGTATCTTATCAGTGAGTTATTGTTCATTTCCTCTTTTTCTTGGTCTGTCATGTAAGCTCTGTGACACACTAGGATCATGGCTTTTGGTTTCTGCAGAAACCCATTGTTCCTAGTGAGTTGTATAGGGACGTACGTGATTCTCAACTCATAGGAATGTCTGGTTACACAAGAGAGGTAGCCCCCCCATAGCTTTTATCTGACCAAAGCATGTATCTTCTCAATTCTTAACTGGTGTTATCTTAATGTCATAGGGCTTGCCTGTGTTTGCTATTGGCGTTGGCCTTAGCACATTCGACAAAGCTTCAGTAAGATGCTTCCTTGTCCTAGTTTTCACAAAATGAGAAACAACAAATGAAATGTGCTTCTCTTCATCCACTTACAGGTTCACTACTATGTCCAATCACACATCCAAATCAACGAATACAGAGACCGTGTACTACTGGTGAGTACATTATCAATTGACTAAAACTTCTATTTTCGGTTTCTTTCTTACTGTAATGTGTTAAAACACTGTTACAGTCTTCTATGTCCAAGAAGAATGGGCGGCCAATCACCACCTGCGTCAAGGTTCTTGACATGACAGGGTTGAAACTTTCAGCGTTGAGCCAGATTAAGGTAATTGCAAGTGGTAAGTAAGTTCTTGAATTCATTTCCATACTCTTCTTTATAACTTGTGGTGTGTCAACATTTTTGATGCAGTTAGTGACAATCATATCAACCATAGATGATCTAAACTATCCAGAGAAGACAAACACTTACTATGTTGTCAACGCTCCATATATATTCTCCGCCTgttggaaggtaaagccttttttttttgtttgtaactcAAAAAGTGTTTTAGCTTACTTGGCATTATTCATGTATGTGTGTGTATTATTCAGGTTGTAAAACCTCTTTTACATGAGAGGACGACTAAAAAAGTTCATGTGTTATCCGGTTCCGGAAAGGATGAGTTGTTGAAGGTATGCATGTGCGTCTTATCATCTTACTGTGAAATGTATAGTTAGTGTTCTAAGTCTTGTGGTTCTtttgtagattatggactacaCATCCCTCCCACATTTCTGTAGAAGAGGAAGCTCTGGCTCATCTCACCATACTCAGAGTGTTGACTGTTTTTCTGTTGATCATCCCTTTCATCAACAGCTGTACAGCTATGTGAAGCACCATTACGAAACGCAGGGACAAGGTGAACCTGCAAAGCAAGGGTCGTTCCACGTGGGTTTTCCTGAGCCTGGAGCTGATGGTGTTCAGATAGTTAAAACCATTGAATCTGAAATGCACAACCTTGAGAACTGTAATGGTTTGGGGAAGCCCGTTGATGACAGAACAGTCAGTCCATGAAAAAACTTGGAAGATGATCACAACCCTGAATGTTTCTGAAGGAGTTCCTTTCAGTGCCTTCAAATGGACAAGTACTGAGCACTCAGCTCTGTGATCTCCTTAGCCATTCAAACGTAGAGTGAAGCAAAGAGAATAAAGTCTTGAACTGAATGTACTCCTGGATTCATGTATAGTCTTATTTGATCCTCTTGTTAAGACATTTGTAGCagatttatatatgatttatattctcCGACTTGGCAACAAGTTGACATTAAGAGACTTGTATTGAGAAAACATTAATTGGCATTACATGTTGTGGAACAAAGGCAAAAAGCTTTAAAGCCTTGAAAGCCATTTCACACTCATTTGGAACACAAAGACCATTACATGTTGCAGTTATCACTAGACAAACGAGTTGCTTGTTACAAACTAACATTACCCCCACACATGTGCATTCATTCTACTTTGTTCCAGGACGATCGATCAACTTGATCTTCAACTCAATCTCACCCGATTCAACAGCGCACAGCTTCAGCCACACGCTCTGCACCACCTCTCCGTCAATGCAACTGATTGTGCTCTCCCGAGATACACAGTTGTCAGAATCAGGCAACACTTTCCTAAGAGTCGTCTCGCCAGAGGAGACACGCACTATATGCCTTAGTCTGGCTACTGAGATGAGCGGTTGAAGGCTGAGAGTGGCATGACCCATCTTGTCATCTGCCTTGAACCTATCTTTATCAAACACTTCCTGCCACATCAACAATCTCAGCATCCTCACCACGATGACCAAATAGTAATGAAGATGAAAAAGCATACCAATGAGAGAACTGCTGCAGGGTCTTTGAGTGTAAAGCTCAGTTCCTCATCCCACACAGGATTCAAGCAGTTGTTGATCACTTTGGTCTTGGCTGACTAGTTTTTTCAAGACAATAAAATATCACATTAACAATATCCTCAAAACCATTTAACCTCAGCATAAAAGAAAGAACACAAGAGTGTTTGTAACTGATCAGGACAACGAGTTCTTATGGTTATTATCACCAAACTTACCTCAGTTCCCAGTTTGACAATCACGTAAGGATCACTTGACTTGAAGTCTCTGATAACCAGTTTCTTTCCTCGAATAACAGTCACCTGAAGCAGTCCTAGCGGCTCGCCCATCTCAGATCTTACAAACACAACAAGCTAAAAAACGTTAGAAGAAGAAACCAAGTCATCTAAGCAGCTTCACACACTTCTCATAAAATACGAGAAATATAGCAGCCTGTCTTTATTAGACATTTAATTGAATATGGACCAACATAAAACACAGACAAAGAGAAAGAATCACAAGTAATCTGACACAAAACCAACAAAAATCACTCGGTTGTTCAGCTTCTTTTTAACACGAAAACAATTTCTGGGGAAGAGATAGAAAGATGAACAATTGATCTCCAAGCAACCAAGAGAGATAGAATGCAGCTAATGTACAGACACGTGTATATTTAGTGAGTATGCTAAAGGAAGATACCTCAATCACAACCACAGCTTGATCAAGAAACACTGAAGGACTATGCAGAAAAcggatagttttttttttattttacagaaaaGGTTCAATCTTTGTGGATTAAAAACAGAAACTCGAGTCTACCAGTTTGAAATGATACTAACTGAAAAGAAAGTTTCACAGAAGACCAAGGAACGAACAGTAAAGGACAGTTAACAGCCGAGAAACAGAAAGATTACGAAACAAAGTTTACCAATTTGGAAATAGAAAATGTCCAAAAATGCAAAAGGATTCCTtcttccacttcttgtttgCTTGGTTGAGAGATATGAAGCTGAGAGAGGAGGTAGGGAGGATGCAGAATTGCAGATTTTTTACAGTATcacttgttttgtttctttataaatgaaaacaaatgatGTCATAAAGAGACAGATTCGACGGTCTCGAGACACGAGGTTGCAAAAGAATGTTTGACCAGACCAAATAGCGTTAACTTTAATAAAGTTCTGAGTTTTGGAGAACGTAGATGCAACGGTAAACAATTAGAATTACTGCAAAGATTAGGTGAAACCTAATCCTCttctataaaattaatttactcCTAAGTCTTTCGTTAATGGTATCGGTAAAACGAAAACAGAATTGTTTATCTGCTTAAAATCAGAGTTGGTCTCTGACGACACGCTTTGACTCGGTCTAATATGTAAAGCCACATTTAATTTGAGTCccaatagtttttttaattctcGTTATTCTTTACTCCGAATAATGCTCAAGTGCAAAGGCAAAAACATGTTATTGTGGAATTTATATAGTTATCATGTTTGGGAACGCGacatttagaaattagaagacgAACTTTTACTCAACATGTCGTCGTCGAGTGGCTCCATAACACAATGGTCATGGAGTTTttccaataaaaaataatgcaAGATAATCTTCATCCCAAAATAAGAGGCAATAATAAGTCAAAATCAGGAGGATTAGATACAAATCATCTAATTGTCATAACTTTTCTCCAagtaaattttaagaaatatatatatgacccACTATGTATATTGTAGTGTAAAACATAGCATAATGAAAAAAGATATTGTTATTTAGTAAATTCACTGAGAAATCATATGCGAAATATAGAATAATGGATcgtggcctttgcttctcttaCTTGCGTTTGATTTCAGTTAATTATGATGGGGTTACCGAACTTCCTCTTTGTTCTCCTCGCCATTTTCAGAAGCCTTTTTGCTTCTTTCTCTGCGTCCCAATCGAACTTAGCTCCTGAAAGTAACATTACATACTTTAAATGAACTCTTTTTTTGAGACAAATATGAACATCTTTTTACTTCTTTCTATCTACCACAATATGTCATTTTACCATAGAATCAACACACTTCTCCATTGCTTCCAGAGAAATCAAGTTTTAGAGATTCTTTGTTCATACCTTTGGCGTTCCCGTTGAGCATACATGAAAAGCCTCCGTCTATATCTTCATCTGAGTCTATCACAATACAACCTTGTTGAAACTACATAAGAATTGAATTGCATATTTCTCAGGGTTTGAGGAAGTTCAAAACATGTGTTCTTATTCATTACAGCTGACCAGTGAGAAAATCACCTGTGTACGAGTGTCTTCTGGTTTTACTTGCTTTCTTGCTGCGCTCTTCTTGAATGTGTTTTGTTCTGGTTTCACTGTCTTCCAGCCTCCAACTTGTATCTTTGGGGATAAAGATGTCTTTACGGTTCTAGATGATGGTTGTTTCCTTTTCGGTGTAGCATTAGAAATGGCATTTCTCTGCAGCTCATATTGCACATATATGTTAGTAACAGCTGAGCTTGTAAACAAAAATAGAGAAGAGAGATGTGTTAACTACCTTGGCTTCTGCTCCACGCTGCTCAGGAAAGTTTTCCTTTGACTGCTGTTGAACAAAAGCCATATTAATTGCTGAAATGTTTGGCTTAAAAAGCAACGAAATGGGAAGCGGGAGAATAAACCGTCAGTTGTGGTGCTCTTGGAAGACGATCTATTGGCTCAGGCTTCTTCATGATATTCAAAACCTATAGTAGATTTGGTAGTGGCATCAAAGCATTACATATCCTTTTATCCTCACGTGTCTGGAATTTAGAGTTACCTTCGCTGATGGACCCCGATGTTCAGGCAGGTTTTCCTTAGCCTGACGTTTAACGAAAAGTTACCTTAATTGCTGAAGTTAGTAGCTTAAAAAGGAAAGACATGTAAAGCAAAGAAACCTTCACTTGTGGTGCTGCTGGACCCTGAACTATTACCTCAGCCATCTCCAAACTAGACAAAGCCTGTAAGAGATTTGGTAATGAGAATTAAAGCATTACATGTGCTCGCAAATATACAGAACGACAAAATTCAATATGATAAGACTCTCTGGTGAACGTGTGACAGAACCTGAGACTCTCTGGTGAACGTGTGGTAGATATCCCTTTGCATTTTCTGCAGAGCGGATTCTACTTGTTCTGGGATAGCCTTTAGCATCAGGATTATACTTTGTAGCTTCTCTTCACTGAAATCTTTGCTTAGTTCCTCCAATATCGATTTAACACCTCCATCAAGACTAGCTTTAAAATTCGCTTGTTCCTTTATCTGCTTCCCAATTAATCATTTTAATAAGCTTCAGTTATTAGTATAAGATGATTAAAGCAACAGAAAAAAAACTGCAAATATTTGGTTCTACCAGCTGCTGAAGTGAAGTGTCTTGGAGAATCAACTTTTGCTGTATGCGTTCAGCTGTAGTAAACATATGAAAGTAAAAGGTTAGCAAAGTATCTGTTGAGACCTTCACATGGAGGAACTAGGAGTCGTTCCTCAAATGGAATGCTCTTTAACAGATGATAAACTATTGGAGAAAACAATCTTAATAAGTGAATTACTCTTGACAGTATCACGTTTGTAAAGAATAAGAGTAGCATTAAAGAGTACTGGTAAGAAAAAGCGTATGGTCAAGCAATGATAATCAAAGGTTATACACATTCCTAACCCCCTTGGTCTGTTTCTATATCACTGGTTGGCACATTCTTTGAGAACACATCGAATTTGACATTTTCAAATATTCGTGTAACTAGAAAAAACATAATATCATAGAACTCACTTATAAGTAATACTTCTTTAGTTCCTCTGTTGGCTTGCATGATGTCACTCTGAATTGAATCCAACATCATCCCAAACTTGCTCAGTGAAGTTTCCATCACCCTAAACCGTTGCTCAAATTCTTCACTGAGTTGAGCTACACTCACAGTGACGAAAGGCAGAAAGGTGAATCATATTAGCGGACACCCAGTGACAAAAAAGGAATGTATTTCCAAGCTATATCGTTAAACTCAAAAAGTTTATCCAGAAACATATTTGTTTATTAAGTAGTCAAAGCAACTTTTTGATTTGGGAAAAGAGAAAACTTACATTTAGACTCTCCGACTGAGTCAGAACTCCATCTTCTCTGAAGACCGCTAGAAGATCTATACGCAACAAGCTGACTATCATCTCTTCTATGACTAATTGGGGGCAAGCAATTAACCTTCTTCAAAGAGTGATCTCGTTCTTGGGAACTAAATCTCTGTACAGAAAAAGAAGATACAACACAAGTATGTAATCAAGACTCACTGTTCTTATCCAGAAGAAGAAACGgtttacaaatatgaaaaacaaaGACGTTAGTTTCAAACCTGATCGCTTATCACGAGTTCATCAACCGAGCCCTGAGTCCTCTGAGAAAAACAACCACGCTGAGAGTAAGACGAAGGTCCCTGCGAGAACGACTGCTGTGACTGCTGAGATCGAAGCTGCTGCGACTGCTGTGATCGCGATGCCTGTGGTTCCAACGGTCCAATACTCGATCCCCTGCTAAATAGAGAAAGATAAACGCGAATCGAAGTAGCAAAATCATTAGCCAACACGCAAAACGATAGAGGAATACAATTCGAAAACCTAACGGATACTCATGGAAGCTATGAATCAGTTCGTAATACTtagatcgaggaagaaactccACAAACAGATCATCGAAACTCGCCTCCAGCACAAACTAAGCAAATTCGTTCGAATCGCTGTGTAATCACTGCGAATCAAGTTCTCTAACTGTTCCGTGAAAGAGATGACGAATAGAAGCGGGATCGTACCTTAGATTAGGAGGAAACACGGATATTGATTTCAGATCGCAGGCTTTGTTGATATTCATTTTCATCGGTAAGATCCAACTCGTTAGAGACGAAGACGAAGCTGTTCTTCAAGTACTCTCGCCAACGATCAAGAGAGGGCGAGAGAGAATTGTAactgaattttgaattttaaaaagatcGAGTGTGTAGCTGAAAccggaaaaaaatatttatttatttttgacaaaGCCCAATGGCCCATGGGCttttttaattgatatttaAATACTTCCAATGAATGGCAAGAGGAGGTATATAGCATGTGAGAGCCGAGACCTAACCTACTCTTATcactaggttttttttttgtttttgtttttgtttaaattaagcagctacagataaagtgaaaaaGCATAACGAGCATAAAAGATCATCTATGACCAACAATAATGTGCATACAAGAAGCGTAGAAGAAAGTGGCAAAGTATTGAGTAATCGTTTGGGAATAGAAGCTGTCAAACTATTACATAAGAAAATCATGAAACAGTCCTACAAACTAAAACACACACAGAGAGAACTACAATACATGAGCAAATAAGCATATGGAGGAGCTTCTTGTTGCCTATTAtccattccatcatggtggttAGAACAACTATGTATCACTAAACTCTATGAATCTCGCATCTTTTTTTTACCACAGATAATACACACCAATACTAGTTGAGGCCAAACACGGCAACTTCTTTGGTGTGTTTATTCTACATTATGGCGTTCAGCACCTATGCTGATTTTCTCGAGCTTGACTTGGCCACTTTACTTTTCCACGCTCCCTGCACAGCCCATTCAAACACACATAGATCAGAACCGAGAACCACTCTACTCATCTCTCTGTTATAGAGAAAAGGTAGGTAGATACATACCAGAGTCTCATTGTCAGAAGCCTCAGCATCAACGGCATCTTCCTCAGCTTCTATCTCCTCTTGTTTCCCCTCAGAATCTGAGTTCTCAACAGCAGTTTCTTTCTCCTCAGAGTCCCCACTCGACTCTGCGTTTGCCTCCTTGAACTCAGCTTCCTCATCATCCTCGCCTTCTTTCCGTGACTTTCCTTCGGATTCTGATTTCTCTTCGTCGGCCTCCCCACCATATTTCGGGTCCTCTCCCATCTGCTCTGTGGATGATTCCATTTTCTCTTCACTTGCTTTTTCAGCAACTTCCACGACTgcattatttcaaaatataatagcTCAGAAACAGAAAGTTACATTGAATCGTTTAATAAGGTTATCAGACACTTTTTATGTATCTATACGTGCATGAAAGTACATAAGTTGAAAGGATTTTAAGTGGGGAGAGGTTACAAAATTCAGCATGGAATTGGAAAAGTAGTTCAATGGAGCTTACCTCCAGAAGCTCGGTTTTTCTTGGTTCTCAGCTTTGGTTTCTCATCTTCTAATGAGAGACTATTTGCTGTGCCTTCCGGGTCCTTgcgttttatgtttttctttggaGTTCTTTTCCCTTTTGGCCTAGATAAGACAACAATAAGGAAAAAACAAAAGGTTAAACACGAATGCAGAAGATACGTATAAGTGTAAACAAAAAGCGAACGAATGATTAAGACTTCTAATGACACAATTTCACTTACGTAGTAGGAATTGGGTCTTCCTTCCTTTGTAAGCCAGATCTACTCTTACGCTTACTctccgaagatctaaaggaaAGCAATGGAACAAGAGAACAAGATTGATATGTCACAGAAGACCAAAGAACACAACGAGACCAGATTACAGAGAGATACATTGGCATAAGTTGCAGAGTGTAAGTCTTACCCTTTTTTATTAGAACTTCGCTTTGATGCACTGGACTTCTGCAGAAGGTGAAATAGTGAAAGGATATTTATTAGGCTAACAGGAACGGCAGATGAAATAGTAAAGATCGGTTGATAAAAGACAACAGAACCAAAAACGCAGAAAATCTCAGAACCTTAGCGGGCTTCGTCTCTATGAGCTCCCAATGTTCTTTATCTAGGCGAAGTACTTCGACATCTCCATCCTCATAAAGTATCTGCATATCACAAGGACAGAGTTGGATGGACCAACTAACccaa
This genomic interval from Brassica napus cultivar Da-Ae chromosome A6, Da-Ae, whole genome shotgun sequence contains the following:
- the LOC106399676 gene encoding putative recombination initiation defects 3 isoform X2; the encoded protein is MKMNINKACDLKSISVFPPNLRGSSIGPLEPQASRSQQSQQLRSQQSQQSFSQGPSSYSQRGCFSQRTQGSVDELVISDQRFSSQERDHSLKKVNCLPPISHRRDDSQLVAYRSSSGLQRRWSSDSVGESKSQLSEEFEQRFRVMETSLSKFGMMLDSIQSDIMQANRGTKEVLLITERIQQKLILQDTSLQQLIKEQANFKASLDGGVKSILEELSKDFSEEKLQSIILMLKAIPEQVESALQKMQRDIYHTFTRESQALSSLEMAEVIVQGPAAPQVKAKENLPEHRGPSAKVLNIMKKPEPIDRLPRAPQLTQSKENFPEQRGAEAKRNAISNATPKRKQPSSRTVKTSLSPKIQVGGWKTVKPEQNTFKKSAARKQVKPEDTRTQFQQGCIVIDSDEDIDGGFSCMLNGNAKGAKFDWDAEKEAKRLLKMARRTKRKFGNPIIIN
- the LOC106399676 gene encoding putative recombination initiation defects 3 isoform X3; the protein is MKMNINKACDLKSISVFPPNLSRGSSIGPLEPQASRSQQSQQLRSQQSQQSFSQGPSSYSQRGCFSQRTQGSVDELVISDQRFSSQERDHSLKKVNCLPPISHRRDDSQLVAYRSSSGLQRRWSSDSVGESKSQLSEEFEQRFRVMETSLSKFGMMLDSIQSDIMQANRGTKEVLLITERIQQKLILQDTSLQQLIKEQANFKASLDGGVKSILEELSKDFSEEKLQSIILMLKAIPEQVESALQKMQRDIYHTFTRESQALSSLEMAEVIVQGPAAPQVKAKENLPEHRGPSAKVLNIMKKPEPIDRLPRAPQLTSKENFPEQRGAEAKRNAISNATPKRKQPSSRTVKTSLSPKIQVGGWKTVKPEQNTFKKSAARKQVKPEDTRTQFQQGCIVIDSDEDIDGGFSCMLNGNAKGAKFDWDAEKEAKRLLKMARRTKRKFGNPIIIN
- the LOC106399676 gene encoding putative recombination initiation defects 3 isoform X1; the protein is MKMNINKACDLKSISVFPPNLSRGSSIGPLEPQASRSQQSQQLRSQQSQQSFSQGPSSYSQRGCFSQRTQGSVDELVISDQRFSSQERDHSLKKVNCLPPISHRRDDSQLVAYRSSSGLQRRWSSDSVGESKSQLSEEFEQRFRVMETSLSKFGMMLDSIQSDIMQANRGTKEVLLITERIQQKLILQDTSLQQLIKEQANFKASLDGGVKSILEELSKDFSEEKLQSIILMLKAIPEQVESALQKMQRDIYHTFTRESQALSSLEMAEVIVQGPAAPQVKAKENLPEHRGPSAKVLNIMKKPEPIDRLPRAPQLTQSKENFPEQRGAEAKRNAISNATPKRKQPSSRTVKTSLSPKIQVGGWKTVKPEQNTFKKSAARKQVKPEDTRTQFQQGCIVIDSDEDIDGGFSCMLNGNAKGAKFDWDAEKEAKRLLKMARRTKRKFGNPIIIN